The Diceros bicornis minor isolate mBicDic1 chromosome 31, mDicBic1.mat.cur, whole genome shotgun sequence genomic sequence tgcCAAATGACACCATCCAAAAATGGGCCCCAAGATTCAttgaatatgaaaaaataagttaataataAAATGGAGCCATAGCTGTTAACTTTATATTAATTGAATTAGCAGAATTACTCAGAATCATGTAGAAGCCAAAAAGGGCTATATTTGAAGAGTGCTGTCAGAAAGTGTAACATTCACAAGCTTATTTGAGATACATAATGACCCTATGAAGTAGTGATTACAAATCATGGAACAAAGGATTGAGGTGACTTATTAGGAAatcatagctaaaatgtccatgatgaagaatatttatttttcttaaaatgttccATAACATCACGTATCACATCattaattaatttctttattttttgcagATAACTCATTTCACACTCACCCCTACACCTCATCCATGAACATGCACCTGAGTAACAATGTGACTAAGTTCATTGTGCTTGGGTTGACCCAGGATCCTGTTAGGAAGAAAATAGTGTTTGTCACTCTCTTGCTTTTCTATTTGGGCACATTGCTGGGTAACTTTCTGATTATTACTACCATTGAGACCAGCCAGGCACTTGGAAGTCCAATGCACTTCTTCCTTTTCCACTTATCCTTATCTGATACCTACTACTCTACTTCCACAGCCCCTAGAATGATTGTGGACGCCCTTTTGAAGAGTGCCACTATCTCTTTCAGTGAGTGCATAATTCaagtcttttcatttcatttctttggcTGTCTGGAGATCTTCATCCTAATCCTCATGGCTgttgaccgctatgtggccatctgtaagcccCTGCACTACATGACCGTCATGAATCAACGGGTCTGTGGTGCGTTGGTGGCTGTGGCCTGGGTGGGGTCTTGTGTGCATTCTTTAGCTCAGATTTTTCTGGCCTTGAGTTTACCTTTCTGTGGTCCCAATATGATTGATCACTATTTCTGTGACTTGCAGCCTTTGCTGAAACTTGCCTGTACAGACACCTATGTGGTCAATCTACTCTTGGTGTCTAATAGTGGGGCCATCTGTACAGTGAGTTTTGTCATGGTGatgttctcctatgttatcatccTGCATTCTCTGAGAAACCACAGTGCTGAAGGGAGGAGAAAAGCCCGCTCCACTTGCGTTTCCCACATCATCGTGGTCATCTTGTTCCTTGGtccatgtatatttatatacacacgtCCTGCAACCACCTTTTCCATGGATAAGATGATAGCTGTGTTTTATACACTTGGAACACCTTTGCTCAACCCTCTGATTTATACACTGAGGAATGAAGAAGTGAAAAATGCCATGAGGATGTTATGGAGCAAGAAGTTGATCTCAGATGACAAAAGATGAATGGAAGTTTCAAATTCTTCTTCATCATTTGGCTTGATCTAAAAGTCCGTAGAGAATATTATCTTCTTATTGTGGAGTTAATATAATCCTAACTTGGGACATATGGTTTAGTTGTTTTGGGAATATAGGGAATGTGAACACATACACCAGTTAGTGTTGGGTCAATTTTATGTAGAAGATACAGCACAACGTACAAACAGCCATGTAAGACATGTTACCTTAGATGTTGATCACCgctgtgtctctgcctctcttcccTGCCTAGTATCACGACTGGTTTTGATCTAATGTTTGCCTTGCTCTCCTTCTTATTGACTTCTGATGTTCTCTACTTATAGTTACACATCTATATTCTTGTATTCACAGCCTGGCAGGTTTTCCTACcaaaaaattcatttattagacaCTGTGGTCTTATAATGTTTGATCATAAACCTTCAACTTGGTTGTTCTTCCTGACTTAGCAGAAAGTACTAGATTCAAGCAATTGTAGAATCTTCATGTTTTAAgggatgatatatatataatctagtcAGATACAGTCTAGGTGCTGCCCCGGATACACTCTGCCTAAAATGTCTTCTGGGCCTGCTTTTAACATAGAGCTCCCATGGCTACTATCACCACATCTCTTGCAGACAGAGATTATGATCCAATTTTGGTCCAGGATTTTACAATAAACATAATAGAGCAGCAAAGATGACTGAGTCTACAACCTCACCAggatattttattgaagtcaatGTTCTGATCAGGAAAGAGTGGGACTCTGAGATCTAAATAGACACATTTGTGTGGGAAGGATGAGAACCATGAACTCACAAACTATCTTACATCCTCCTGATTGTCATAAGTAGTTTCCTCTCTCTTGAAagaggggaaagaacagtcttcccTAGCCTAGACCCCATGCTATTACTTCATTTGAAGAAGTTGTCATGCAATGATATTTGTTCTCCTCAACAACCTCCTCCTACACCCCTTGTTGCCTTCAAACAGCTAACCAGGGGAAAGTCACAGGAAAGTTCAAGCAAGAAAGTATACTCTTGCTCTAGGAGGAAATGATATGCATGAGAAAATTGAAGGACTTGACTACTGTGTACATGGGTGAACCAGGGGAGCACTTCATTATGGGAGGTGTTAACACAGAATGGCAGATCTGGGGTTGAGGTCTATCCCAATGGGGCTTTTTCTGTGGACTCACATCATTGGAAATGCCTCAGCAAGTAACTATGTGATTTGCTTTATTCATATAACTATCTGTCAGATCTGTGGGAAAGAACTACAAGACAGAGTTGCTAAAAATATGAAAGACTCAATAGTCATTCTCTTTTTTTACTCTTAGTTATTGGAAATATCTTAAAAATCTATATTATTCTTGGGTGTGATAGCTTAGGAGTGAATATGATTTGAACTTAATTCATGTTTAGAAGGCCCTAAAGTAAATTGCTTGAAGAAATTAGATCCCAAAGTTTCTAGCTGGAAAATTTTGAAGTATATCATCAGTGTGTTCATATTCAAGAGGAGATAAAATAAGCCCAACTAAAAGAATGGTGGGCTGACTGAGATGACAACTGTGGATTAAACATAGGTTctgtgaattaattaattaattcaatttttgtgttttttagcaTTCTTAGAAACATCTTCATTACAAGTGTTCTTAAACGCTTCTCTACATGCATTGCGGAATGGGTATAATTTCCATTCACTGACATTACACTGTTCTCAATGTGGTTTGcaagttcttattttttttaatggcaatcATATTAAAACGTATAAATGTATGAAATTAACATAGTGTACACCTtgaatttacacagtgttatatgtcaaatatatttcaattaaaaaaaagcataagttatttttaaaagggctATCTTGTACATAAATCTTGACTCAAACTTTGGTGGAACTAAGGTACCTTCATGGGCAGTGGGAGGAATCCCAAAATGTGAAATtccttaaataaaatttattgactttaaataatttcacctaatgttacacataaaaaaaaaactttgcacttaaaatatatataagtcTAGAGACTGAAGAATATTTTGACATGAAGCACTCACCCTTGACTTGAAATTTGATATTGTTAGGGgtagaattgtgtcccccaagaAAAgaatatgttggagtcctaatccctagtacctcagaatgtgaccttatttagagatAGGATCTTGTAGTGTAAGTGCATGATAATCGGCTTTTTTGATTGTAATGTGAGGGCATGACATTAAGCTTTAGATTGTCTAAGCATCCATTTCAAAGACGTCCCTCTCAAATAAACTCATTGCCAGCTACACAACTAGATAAAGAGCTAGACTGCCCTGTCCATGCAGTTCCCCTTTTAGAAAGCCCTGGTGACCTATAGCTGACCATTTGAATGACCCTACATTTCTGTTCCTGTGCTTTAACCCCTCTCTTAATGTTTTAAATTCATCAATAAAGAGTGAACTGGTAAAACCACAGGCACCCCACTCTTGACGCCAATAAAGTTAGAACTCCAGGTCcatgagctctctctctctctttacctgtGACCTCACTGTGTAGTCCTGGCTGTGCCATGTACCCTCCATGACCTATGAGTAATAAACCTTTTTTCCAAAGTCCCCTGATAATCGTTGCTGAGGTGTGTCTTGTAATCATAATAAGAACAACAGGATCTGTCCAGCAACAACATTGGTTCCAGTGGAGGAAGTGTCTGTGAGGGCTCTCTACAAGCAGTATGACTCAGTTGAGAGCCCCCAGGCATTCTTAGCTGATAGCATCACCATGATAGCCTGAGACCAACAGAAATcaagtctttacagaggtaatcaagttaaaatgacatCTTTATGGTGAGgtctaatccaacatgactggtgaccttataaaaaggggaaattggacgcatatagacacacacacagggagaaagccatgtgaaaataaaggcagagattggagtgatccATCTCCAAATTAAAGAATGCCAAAGATTTTCAGTAAACCACCAgaggctaggagagaggcatgaaaCAGATTCTCTTCATAGCTCTCAAAAGGACCTAACCCTTCCAACCCTTTTATttcagacttttagcctccagaactctaagataaatttctgttgtttaagccacccagtttgtggtactttcttataGCAGTGCCAAGAAACTAATACTGATGTTCTGACCAGAACATCTGGATCTGGATCTTTAAAGCATAAACAGGATGGTAGCTACATTGGTGTTCTgctgctgctgtaataaattaacaATCacctagtggtttaaaacaacagagatttattttcttacagttccgTAGGTTAGAAATTgaacacaggtctcactgggttaaaattaaggtgtcaacagggctgtgttcctttctggaggccctAGGGGAGACGCCACTTCCTTGGCTTTGCCACCTTCTAGAGGCTGTCCAcctcccttggcttgtggcctctcAACTCCATCTTCAATGCAATCAGTGTTACATCTATTTGACTATTCTTTCATTGTCATATCTCcctctgattttcttttcctccctcctcttctacttttaagAACCCTTATGAttcattgggcccacctggataatccaggataatctctcaattttaaggtcaactgattaagaactttaattccatctgtaatCTTAATCCCATTTGCCATGTAAACTAATATTGTTCTAAATTCCAGGGATTAGATCATAGGCATCTTTAGGGActgttattctgcctaccacagtacACCTCAGTAAATTAAATGAAGATGAAGGAAGTTTCTTGGCATAAGAGATTAGAAGACTCAGATTTGTGAGAATGCTAGAATCTAAGGCCAGAGAATCCACAAACTGACTGTTTTTTGGAAGGGCCCAGAAAATGCTCCCTTCActaatacaataaaaatgtacTGGTACAGAGAGCACAAACATTTTTGAGAAGATTCATGGGATTAATAGAtaaagattctcccctagaactttGTTCCCTTGTATTATTAGGAGTGGTGGGATTCTAGAATAACAGGTAGCAGCAGTCAATAACTGCTAGAGGGAAAGTGGATACAATTATCGAGACAGCAAAACTAAAGTGAAACGAGGTGCATTTTCTTGTAGGGCTCTATACAATGGCAAATACACTACAATGTTTCTAGGGACAAGATGGATAGAAAGCCAACTAAATGGGTAAACATGCAATTAAGATATTGCAGGACTTGAATAACAGCAATAAGAGGAGCTGAGAACAGTAACGTCAGTCACCACAGTGGAAATTTGTGGTCCCTGACCCAGGGCCAGAACTAAATGAATTTTCAGAACCCAATGATTGAATGGTATGTTGAATCTCTTTGAGGAAGGACCCCTGcactgaaaatatataaatatctctttgatCCTCCCCCCAAAGGACCTGTAGTGCCAGTGTAGCTTGTGTAATAGAGAAAGGGGGATGCCAAGACTTTTCAAGTGTTGTTAGGTATGAGTTCAGAGCTAACAATGATACCTAGGTACCCAAAATACTATTATGGTTCTCTCTCGTGTAAGTAAGAGACtatggaggccaagtgacagagaTGTGGCCCAAGTACATCTGAAAGTCTGGCTAATGGGGTATTAGACTCCACTCAGTTTAGTTTCAGTTTAACCCGGGTTGTTTCCCAGTCTTTTAATGTACTTGAAGCTGGCACAATTATTATTGGTTGTTATCCTTTGGAATAGTGCCCATATGATAGGAAAGACCAAATGGAAGCTCCTGAAGCATTCCTTGATCCCCCAAAAGACAGTAAATCAGAAGCAGTAATCAATCTTGGAAGATATTGCAGAGAATAGTGCCACTATCAGAGAAGTGAATAATGCAGGGACAATAGTCTATGTCATCTCTCTCCTTTGTTAATCTGTCCAATCATTCAAAAAATCAAATGTAcaatcatgcatcacttaacgatggggatatgttctgagaaatgcattgttaggtgattttggcATTGTGCGAATatcagagtgtgcttacacaaacctagatggtgtagcctacagCGCAtttgggctatatggtactaatcttatggggccaccatTGTATACAGGGttcgttgttgactgaaacatccttATGCAGCACATGGTTGTATTATGGTGAATGATGGCAGGACTCCAATCACAGACTCTGAGATGACTCAGTTCAATTGTACACAGCAAGTATAAAAGGTACTGAGTGACTTATTAGAGATTCAAAGAGATTTTCACCCTGGTCTACCTTTTATTTATTGGATATTATAGTATTCAACAATTCTGAAGTTCTGTAGATTGTACCAGCATGAGCTGGTCAAAACTTGGCCTGGAAGTTCAGAAGGCAAATGGATGGATGGCAAAACGATGATTATGACTCTCATATCACTCACCTCTGTCAAATCAATGCCTCTCTCTCAACTCACACATGTGGCCTCATAGGAAGTACTCCATGGTCAACTGACACATGGTCTCGTTTACAGACAAGTCACCACAATGCATTGGTACTAACCTGAAAAGGACTACATCCATTAAACCTTCTTCAATGGTGGCCTTGAAAGTAAGTAGCGTAGGAATTTTTTGCCAGTGGTCAAAGCCCTGAATAATACACTTATTTTCCTGTTTGTATAGAGGGAGAGGTGTCTTGTATTATAGATATACGTTGTCTCAGGAGAAGTGGCAAATGCCTTGGTTGTTGATCAAGGATCTGGAAGGTAAAAGACTAGACAAGATGACTTTGGAAAGAGTTATGTGAATAGACCTATTCAAGTGGGCACCACCAACTAGAAAGCATCTACAAGCAAGTAGACTTTAAATATCCAGATGACCAGGATGAACCATACTTTGATATAAGCCAATCTAAGGATATCCCAGTGATGGCACAACAGGCACATGAACACAGTACCTATAGTTGCAGGGGTGTAGGCAATACCTAGAATCATTGATATGGGCTCCTTATCATAAAAGCTGACTTACCTTCTGCTAGTTCTGAGTTTTGCTTCTGCTACCTTCTCCTACATCTGCTATTCTGAGATAAATACTTCAGATATAGATTTTCCTTCCATCTCCAAAGTGACTTTACCTACCTAAACATTTGAGGGCTCTCAGACTGATGAATTAACATAATATCCCATAAACATTGCCGAGGATATGGCACCTATTTGTGGGAAAAGAGATGTGACTATGTTCTCATGATCTCTGCATTCACGGATTTTACCCTGTAGCCCATCACCGATAAGCAGCCAACCtgatagaagagagaaaaggccTATTAGAGTTTAATTAAAGAACTAGCTGGAAGTCAACGCTGTAAGAAGTTGGGATTCTGTCCTCAGGATTCAGTATACGCATTGAACACTGAACCAATGTCCAATATATCATGTGGGGTCCCTATTTGCCTAGTATACACCATTCTTAGCCATGAGAAGTAAAAGTAAAGTGTTCTTCACTATTAACCCTTCCAGGAATCCACTTTAGAGACTTCAGCTTCACCAGAATACAGGTCCTAGTGTTTGGAGAGGAAAACATATCTCCTAGGGACACAGTGAGAGTCCTGTTGAACTGGTATTGCCATTCTGTGCTCCTTGTGCCAGTGAACCAGCAGGCAAAGAAGAGTTACTGTTCTGGATGGGGTGTTTGATTCTGATTAATGTGAACGTCTAGGGTTTGCTACGGCAGATCTAGTACATGGATGACTGTATCCAGAACACAGAGAATTCCGTACAGTGTGTTTTAGCACTTGCATACCCAATGATACTGTAACTGGGCAATTGCAACAACTACAGCCCAATAAGAACAAGAGAACTAAGGAATAGAACTCTTGGAGATAACGTTTTCAGTCACTCCCCAAACAACCCAACCAAATGAACTGCTGGCCAAGGGTGAGAATAATCTAGAATGGGTGGTGAAGGAGAGAGATGTTCAATCTCAGTTGTGGTTCTGGGAACCACTGCAACAGTAAGAAATATATCTTAGTTCTATATTCTTCTTTAGGTCTAGTTAAGAAAATATGACCAGCCACCATCCTCACGGGGATTCTGAGTTACTACTTCCCAAACTTTTGGCCACATGCTCAATTGCAAACCCTGCATGTCACCACATTCATCTCATCTCACACTGCCAACTGCTGTAACCTTCCCTGGGAGAGCACTATTTTCTGGCCTGGACTCCATTGTATCTGCTGTACTAAGGAACACCCAAATCCAATCCGACAAGACCATGGAGGCTCGTTTGTCAGTTCTCCTATGGAAAGATAGTCATGGTGCTTTATTCTGTAAAGGAGCACGTTATGTAACAATGCTTATACTATTATCCCTTTCTGTGAATAGAAACACAATATAAAATAGAAAGTATATGTGGATATAGGTGTACAACTATTTTTTAATGGAAGGAATCATAAGAAGCCATTTATAGGGATTATCTTTTCAGGAGGGGATGGGAAAGAGATGATTTGATGTTATTCTTGTTGTACATctctgaaatgtttaaattttcaaaacttattcatgtgttcttttatattttaatgtaaataggTCATCCAGATGGTGACATTAtgcacctttttaaaaatttctattccatagtattataaaaaagaaatcctataggggccggcctggtggcgtaagggttaagtttgtgcgctccgctccCGTGGCCCCAGTCTggcaggtttggaccccaggtacagatcgacgcactgcttgtcaagccgtgctgcagtggagtcccatatgaagtagaggaagatgggcacagatattaccccagggccaactttcctcggcaaaaagaggaggattggcaacggatgttagctcagggctaatcttccccacaacaatataaataaataaataaaagaaaatctataaatgtatatttaaaacattGAAATTTCTGTTAAACATGGTGAATTATCCATGAAAAAGTATTTCCTCTCCGTTATAAATTCTCACTAAAATAAGAGTAAAACAGAAAACTATGTATTAATCCATAAAGACAAAAGGAACTAGACAGGAAATACCAATTGGTGAAAGATTTTCACACATTTTTCAGAACATAGAGAAGAGTGTGAGGTAGCTAACTTAGCAGAGCGAGAGTAGAGATAAATAGGATAGGATAGAGAAAAATAGCAAGCTAGTTCACCTGCAAAACTCCTGAGATGCTGAAAGCTTAGAGCCTCAGGTTCCACAGAATGTAGGGGTGAAACATACATTGAATTACATGAGGATTAGTTTATTTCCCCAGGTCATTTTCTCCTTAGCCAGGTGACATCATCTTTACACTATCCCACTAAAGATTGaagatttattcttttaacaAATTGAGCTAAAGCATTTCTGGTATCACTGTGGAGGGCAGTGATGGAATGTGCATCAGCGTATACTAGGATTAAATGAAAATCTACCTCGTGAACCATGAGGCTCTTCCCTCCCACTGCTCACAGGATGTCAGCAGCCAGCACACATCGTGACCTCACCAATTCCCGCTGCTATACACAGAGCCCAAGTAAGGAGGTAGAGAATTTTTATCAGGAGAAAATATAAGATCTATATCATACTGACTAATAACCCACAAATTAAGCCCCCAAATATGCAATCCTTGCCACACATTTGGAGattcaaaataaattcatttcctCAGCTTAAACATAAATGGAGAGTTTCTGCTTTCAAGTAGGGTGGCAAGGTTAGTGAATGGGAAGATAGATCAGTAGAAACCTGTCTTTAAATGAAAGCAAGGAGACAATTGGATTGCTAGTCGAATTGGGTACATTGGGTGCAGTTGCTTCTCTATTTTCCTTAATAATTTAGCTCTTATCCTAAACTTGCAAAATTAAGGCTCTGTAGTTGACCAGACTCATCTTCCTATATCTTCCAAAGGTTAGTGGTCATCTATTAATAACTAGCTATTAATCTGTTAATACCTATGTAATCCTAAGAGTCCTTACTTCACCCTTCACGCCAAGCAACTAGACATTGTATCTCTGCCTACCACGTATTACGCAGTTCTCTACAGATTTTTTAGTGGATGTTCATCTTCCAAACGCTCCTTGTCATTAAAGAATGGTGGGAAGAATTTAACTGTTTTATATCTTGCATATCATAATAAATTACAATTGGTATTTTAGAGATAATGACTCAGGCACTGGAGGTCATTCAGGCTTATTTAGTTATTAAAAACAGAGAATGTATAACTTTTTTTGCAATATCAGATTAATAATAAGGACTTGCATGACTTGAGGATAACCCAGAAAGTCATCAGAAGCTCAGGATTCTGGGAGACCAGATTCCTGTAATATCTGGTATTCTCTGAGCTTAGACATGATTCaccttttttctattaatttccttttttcactCCCTATGGTCTTTGTTTTCTCTGGTTACCCAAAATATCTGCGTTCACGTGGCTCTAGGTCATCAATATACAGATTCCTCTTCACATGTCCTACAATATTCTCCCTCCGCCCTCTAGCCTGCCGGGTTCCCTATTCAGAATTCCAgagaggaaatctgaataagtttGCTTGGGTAATGGAGTCAGCTATACTAAACTCAGGTCACTGGCCAATTTGTGGAGTAACTGCCTTACATCAGGTGTCATCCCTGGTGCCGTCTGCTACGATTTAGGAGAAGGAGATAAAAGGGCAGTGGGATTCAAAATATGGCAACCTTTCATGTTTGTTTATCATGGACTGTTAGCCAAGCTTGCTGAGAAAAATGGTGAAAACATTATAATAGCTATCAAAAATTTACTTAGACATTTTAGGTAAATTtgattggttttctttttgtttttttccccaggttTATTGACATATTATTGACATacaacatatgtaagtttaatACATACaaggtgatgatttgatatacgtatatattgcaaaatgagtaCCACGATAAATTGAATTAAcacctccatcccctcacataattacctttttgtgtgtgtgtgtgtggtgacaacatttaagatctactctcttaacaactttcaagtatataatacagcattgttaactatagtcaccatgctgtacattagattcccagaacttattcatcttatagctgggaaagtttttaccctttgaccaatatctctccatttcccccatcccccatcccctggaaaccaccattctgctctctatTTCTGTGAGTTTGGCCTTTTTTGATTTGCATATAAGTGAGAACTTAAcatttatctttctttgtctgacatttcatttagcataatgtcctcaaggtccatcagtGCTGTAGCAAAAGGCAGAATTTCCTTTGGTTTTATGActgaaataatattccattatagatagatagatagatgcatAGAGAGATAGATGTatggagatagatagatagagatatatatctcatattttctttatccattaatacATTAATGGACATGTTGTTTCTATGTCCTGGCTACTGTATATAATGGcacaatgaacatgggtgtgcagatatctcttccagatagtgttttcatttcctttagatacatacccagaagtggaattgctggatcatatggtagttctatttttagttctttgaggAAGCTATATACCATTTTCCATAACGGCtatacaaatttacattcccatcaatagtgcacaagagttccctctcctccacagcctcaccaacacttgttgtctttttctttttgataatagccattctattgagttgttttctAAGCACaattcattttctattgttttaatatcctttattttaaatgcttttttgtAGTTTTATTGGTAA encodes the following:
- the LOC131395782 gene encoding olfactory receptor 4C16-like, giving the protein MHLSNNVTKFIVLGLTQDPVRKKIVFVTLLLFYLGTLLGNFLIITTIETSQALGSPMHFFLFHLSLSDTYYSTSTAPRMIVDALLKSATISFSECIIQVFSFHFFGCLEIFILILMAVDRYVAICKPLHYMTVMNQRVCGALVAVAWVGSCVHSLAQIFLALSLPFCGPNMIDHYFCDLQPLLKLACTDTYVVNLLLVSNSGAICTVSFVMVMFSYVIILHSLRNHSAEGRRKARSTCVSHIIVVILFLGPCIFIYTRPATTFSMDKMIAVFYTLGTPLLNPLIYTLRNEEVKNAMRMLWSKKLISDDKR